The Ornithinibacillus sp. 4-3 region TCTACAATACCTACGTTAGGATCAATTGTGCAGAATGGATAATTTGCTGATTCTGCTCCAGCTTGCGTAATCGCATTAAATAATGTTGATTTACCTACGTTTGGCAAACCAACAATTCCTGCTGTTAATGACATGTATTTCCACTCCTTAAGGATTTAATTCATATGAACCTGGCTGTCACATCAATTATAGATAGTCATAAGTAAATTGACAAGCATAGAAAAAGGAAAAACAAACATGTTTTTAATGCTTATTTTCCCTTTTCTCTATACCATTTTCATTTTTTATAAATAGCAGCTCTTCAAATACTTATATTTGGTTATTCTTCATGCTTTTCAATAATTCTTTTTACTTTCTTTACAAACTCTCGACGTGGAATAAGTACACTATGTTCGCAACCTTGACATTTGATTCGTATATCCATTCCCATACGAATAATCTTCCAACGATTTTCTCCACATGGAT contains the following coding sequences:
- a CDS encoding DUF951 domain-containing protein → MANNKDFGLNDIVEMKKQHPCGENRWKIIRMGMDIRIKCQGCEHSVLIPRREFVKKVKRIIEKHEE